CGGACTTTTGGTCAGCGGCTCTCGGTGTCACTGCCCAGCCGTTTCCGCCTGCACCAGAGTTCACTACACTCCACCAGGCCGTGCCGGGGCTGATCATGGCAGTCCAAGCGGTCGACGATGCACCTCGCCTCCACTTGGACATCGAGACCGACGACGTCGAGGCGGAAACCACGCGCTTGGTCGCTCTGGGCGCTGAGCAGGTTTCGCAGTGGCAGGAGTGCCGAGTGTTGCGCGTGCCCGGCGGTCATTTGATGTGCGTACTCCCGGTGGAGAGCGACCCGGCCACTTTCCGAGCACAAGCCAACGTCTGGCCGTGACGATGCCGTGAGGTGTGCCGCCAAGGGTGACCTGCGCGACTTCGTCAGCAAGGGGGTCAGATCCCTCGGCCTCCCTAGCATGCCTATCCTCTCTTCACCGCGTCTGGCTCCTGGGGCTACTGAAATCCACGGCGTCGCTGACCTAGATCCGGGAGAGCCGTTCGCAGTCTCTCGCGCGGCGGACGGCCATCATCCAGGCACGGCTGCGTTCGACGACCCAGCAGCAGGGCAGCACGACCACGTCCTTGGCATGGTGGGTCGCGGGCGTCACCGTGCTCAGCACCAGCAGGCCGAGCGAGTCCACGTGATGTGTCACCTAAGGCCGTTGATCATTTTCGTGGGCGTCGTAGCTGCGGCTTTCCCTCCCGACGGTGCAGGCGGCCTTGACCGACCGGCGTCGACCACCAGCATCACCGGGTGTGGGCAGCGGCCCTTGCCGGTCGGGAACCCTCTCGTTGACCTTCTCCCAGGGTGAGCAATCTGCAGCTAGGGCCCGCCACTTCGCACTG
Above is a window of Streptomyces griseorubiginosus DNA encoding:
- a CDS encoding VOC family protein — its product is MIRHQRAVQEVLFVCASRPATTRSGPPFDARLPRSKRQQLLIDTPVAEADKAADFWSAALGVTAQPFPPAPEFTTLHQAVPGLIMAVQAVDDAPRLHLDIETDDVEAETTRLVALGAEQVSQWQECRVLRVPGGHLMCVLPVESDPATFRAQANVWP